A portion of the Mus pahari chromosome 17, PAHARI_EIJ_v1.1, whole genome shotgun sequence genome contains these proteins:
- the Hnrnpa1 gene encoding LOW QUALITY PROTEIN: heterogeneous nuclear ribonucleoprotein A1 (The sequence of the model RefSeq protein was modified relative to this genomic sequence to represent the inferred CDS: deleted 1 base in 1 codon): MSKSESPKEPEQLRKLFIGGPSFETTDESLRSHFEQWGTLTDCVVMRDPNTKRSRGFGFVTYATVXEVDAAMNARPHKVDGRVVEPKRAVSREDSQRPGAHLTVKKIFVGGIKEDTEEHHLRDYFEQYGKIEVIEIMTDRGSGKKRGFAFVTFDDHDSVDKIVIQKYHTVNGHNCEVRKALSKQEMASASSSQRGRSGSGNFGGGRGGGFGGNDNFGRGGNFSGRGGFGGSRGGGGYGGSGDGYNGFGNDGGYGGGGPGYSGGSRGYGSGGQGYGNQGSGYGGSGSYDSYNNGGGGGGFGGGIFLHTTVLKC, translated from the exons ATGTCTAAGTCAGAG TCTCCCAAGGAGCCAGAACAGCTGCGGAAGCTCTTCATCGGAGGGCCGAGCTTCGAAACAACTGACGAGAGTCTGAGGAGCCAT TTTGAGCAATGGGGAACACTAACCGACTGTGTGGTAATGAGAGATCCAAATACCAAGAGATCCAGGGGCTTTGGGTTTGTCACATATGCCACTGTGNAAGAAGTGGATGCTGCCATGAATGCAAGACCACACAAGGTGGATGGAAGAGTTGTGGAACCTAAGAGAGCTGTGTCAAGAGAA gaTTCTCAGAGACCAGGTGCCCACTTAACTGTGAAAAAGATCTTTGTTGGTGGTATTAAAGAAGACACTGAAGAACATCACCTGCGAGATTATTTTGAGCAGTATGGGAAGATTGAAGTGATAGAAATTATGACTGACAGAGGCAGTGGAAAAAAGAGGGGCTTTGCTTTTGTTACCTTTGATGACCATGACTCTGTGGATAAGATTGTTA TTCAGAAATACCATACTGTGAATGGCCACAACTGTGAAGTAAGAAAGGCTCTGTCAAAGCAAGAGATGGCTAGTGCTTCTTCCAGCCAGAGAG GTCGCAGTGGTTCTGGAAACTTTGGTGGCGGTCGTGGAGGCGGCTTTGGTGGCAATGACAATTTTGGTCGAGGAGGGAACTTCAGTGGTCGTG GTGGTTTTGGTGGCAGCCGTGGTGGTGGTGGATATGGTGGCAGTGGGGATGGCTATAATGGATTTGGCAATGACG GTGGTTATGGAGGAGGCGGCCCTGGTTactctggaggaagcagaggctatggaagtGGTGGACAGGGTTATGGAAACCAGGGCAGTGGCTATGGCGGGAGTGGCAGCTATGACAGCTATAACAACGGAGGAGGCGGAGGCGGCTTTGGCGGTGGTA